The genomic interval GCCACCGTGCTGGCGGCGGTGGGGCTGGCGGTGTCCACCCACGTGCCGGACAGCGCGGGCGCCCGCAAGCGCGCCGTGGCCCGCACCGTCCGCGAGGTCGCGGACTACTTGGGCAACACCCCGGCGGTGGCGCGCCGGTCCTACATCGACCCGCGGGTGATCCGCGGCTACGAGCAGGGCATCACGGTGGCCGCCGCCGTGGGCAAGTTGGGGCAGAGGGTGGTGCCCGGTGAGTTGGCCACCATCGGGCCGTTCGAGCAGGCGGTGGCCCGAATGCTCGTCAAGGTTGACTCCGCGGCCTGACGCTCACGTGGTCAGGCCGCGGGCGTGGCCTGACCGACACAGCAGGGGTACTACCGACGCGCCAC from Sporichthyaceae bacterium carries:
- a CDS encoding DNA topoisomerase IB, with protein sequence ATVLAAVGLAVSTHVPDSAGARKRAVARTVREVADYLGNTPAVARRSYIDPRVIRGYEQGITVAAAVGKLGQRVVPGELATIGPFEQAVARMLVKVDSAA